The Pyrenophora tritici-repentis strain M4 chromosome 10, whole genome shotgun sequence genome contains a region encoding:
- a CDS encoding Leucine-rich repeat (LRR) protein yields MDTEDGTIFIRNLAYFVRTHEKALANALQLQRQNPKNGQAITSPSSPNGPASPPTASSSSVWAAALSLPSLTFTSQSIKPAKLTLTPHHLFYILSRFEDLSIPVGPMNVRLENIHTDNAPTNYVSFLGSAQRNKTKSSDRDSVHSVSSVRSVMSGMSSLWSSFRIGSTSEAKAEKQKAQLQEDLRYLYSAFTKIPCLRLSPDHKARLISGYEEFPFDTAVPLFAFKNVTALEIHDVDFRQFYGWDRLAENLRSLTVKRAGVDDPADLLINVVLDDMDKRRRRSAKTNTSSAPWSAASPTAKHAQMARSDSPPSSPTVGGKQSTSPRSATATRESSSRSGQRQRSTSPNRPPSSRHGASHVYGRSTNSAPNIRRSSGSSSSSVRSTTPRGSSSNLLSLGWFPATKWRFLRHLSLADNALTNISAASLAPLTNTLQSLDLSANLFAEIPDSLATLTCLRALNLSNCMIDGLHSLGRNPLPAITTLNLRSNRLTSLAGVERLLSLERVDFRDNRLTDPTEVARLTCVPDITDVYVNRNPFCKTHTNYRVTIFNLFRKTPGYTEDIVIDSTGPTSAEKKLLVDRVPEVRGVPIVKPPPEDDTQHLPHVPPKVVKAVDSPADLPGMLQRAGSLQRTKSGRSGQESQKKKKGPKRRIVELSQADSMQSSSQSSLTGLAYEDTAIGQAPRVMKSVKTTSASDTPRFEEPSGQTSGDPTKKDTSDGRAVADETHTSHQQLPPIDTSTAKSSDPQSPEFDVSDDLYKKKIEALRQDFGNTWLSALGDESWDTTSVTSFPSDRGYNSPTIRPTLPRTPSQSIASGRTLG; encoded by the exons ATGGACACCGAGGACGGCACCATCTTCATAAGG AACTTGGCCTACTTTGTACGCACACACGAGAAGGCACTCGCCAATGCCCTTCAACTGCAACGGCAGAACCCCAAGAATGGCCAGGCCATCACCTCGCCCTCGTCGCCCAACGGCCCCGCGAGCCCTCCGACCGCCTCATCTTCGAGTGTCTGGGCTGCCGCTCTGTCTCTGCCCTCCCTGACCTTCACTTCGCAGTCGATCAAGCCTGCAAAGCTCACACTAACGCCTCACCATCTTTTCTACATTCTCTCCCGCTTCGAAGATCTCAGCATACCCGTTGGTCCCATGAATGTGCGATTGGAGAACATACACACTGACAACGCCCCTACCAACTATGTCTCCTTTCTCGGGAGCGCTCAGCGCAACAAGACAAAGTCTTCCGACCGTGACTCCGTCCATTCAGTGTCCAGTGTCCGCAGTGTCATGTCAGGCATGTCCTCACTTTGGTCCTCTTTCCGCATCGGATCTACCAGTGAAGCAAAGGCAGAGAAGCAAAAGGCCCAGTTGCAGGAAGACTTGAGATATCTGTACTCTGCCTTCACCAAGATTCCTTGCCTCCGCCTCTCTCCTGACCACAAAGCTCGTCTTATTTCAGGCTATGAAGAGTTTCCCTTCGACACTGCGGTCCCCTTGTTCGCTTTCAAGAACGTTACTGCACTTGAGATTCACGATGTAGACTTTCGTCAATTCTATGGCTGGGACCGACTAGCTGAGAACCTACGCAGCCTCACCGTCAAGCGAGCAGGTGTTGATGACCCCGCTGACCTACTCATCAACGTCGTGTTGGATGACATGGACAAGCGTCGCAGGCGCTCGGCCAAGACCAATACCTCTTCTGCCCCTTGGTCTGCTGCAAGCCCAACTGCGAAGCATGCTCAAATGGCTCGTTCAGACTCGCCTCCATCATCACCCACCGTTGGAGGCAAGCAAAGCACGAGTCCGAGGTCAGCCACTGCGACACGAGAGAGCTCTTCCAGGAGTGGCCAGCGACAGCGTAGTACATCCCCAAACCGCCCGCCGAGTTCCCGCCATGGTGCCTCCCATGTCTATGGCAGGAGCACCAACAGTGCACCAAACATCCGCCGTTCATCTGGAAGCTCCAGCTCCAGTGTGCGCTCTACAACCCCCAGGGGCAGTTCTTCCAACCTGCTTTCCCTGGGCTGGTTTCCAGCTACTAAATGGCGGTTTCTCAGGCATCTTAGCCTGGCTGACAATGCTCTCACAAACATATCAGCTGCCAGCCTTGCTCCGTTGACAAACACACTACAGTCTCTTGACCTCTCAGCAAACCTTTTCGCCGAAATTCCGGATAGCCTTGCTACACTGACCTGTCTTCGTGCCCTCAACCTATCTAATTGCATGATTGACGGCCTACACTCCTTAGGACGTAATCCGTTACCAGCCATTACAACGCTCAACCTTCGATCAAACCGCCTTACGTCGTTGGCCGGTGTTGAGCGACTACTGTCTCTGGAGCGCGTTGACTTTCGGGACAACAGATTGACTGACCCGACCGAGGTGGCTCGACTCACCTGTGTGCCTGATATTACTGATGTTTACGTCAACCGCAATCCCTTCTGCAAGACGCACACCAACTACAGGGTCACCATCTTCAATCTCTTCCGCAAGACGCCGGGCTACACCGAGGACATTGTCATTGACTCTACAGGCCCTACCAGCGCGGAAAAGAAACTGCTCGTTGACCGGGTACCAGAAGTTCGTGGCGTTCCTATTGTGAAGCCTCCACCCGAGGACGACACGCAACACTTGCCGCATGTTCCTCCAAAGGTGGTCAAGGCCGTGGATAGCCCAGCCGACCTGCCCGGTATGCTTCAACGTGCGGGTTCACTCCAGCGTACAAAGAGTGGGCGCAGTGGGCAAGAATCgcaaaagaagaagaagggccCCAAGAGACGAATCGTTGAGCTTTCTCAAGCCGACTCTATGCAATCATCGTCTCAGTCCAGTTTGACCGGTCTTGCATACGAGGATACCGCCATCGGACAGGCCCCCAGGGTCATGAAATCTGTCAAGACTACATCTGCCTCGGACACACCTCGGTTCGAGGAGCCGTCAGGGCAAACATCGGGCGACCCTACCAAAAAGGACACATCAGACGGACGTGCAGTTGCAGACGAGACCCACACGAGCCATCAACAACTGCCACCCATCGACACGTCGACTGCCAAGTCGTCCGACCCACAGTCTCCGGAGTTTGATGTCAGCGATGACCTATACAAGAAGAAAATTGAAGCTCTTCGACAGGATTTCGGCAACACATGGCTGAGCGCGCTAGGAGATGAAAGTTGGGACACGACATCAGTGACTAGCTTTCCATCGGATCGCGGATACAACTCTCCTACTATTCGACCGACACTGCCTCGTACCCCCAGCCAGAGTATCGCCTCTGGCCGGACACTCGGCTAG
- a CDS encoding ApaH, Diadenosine tetraphosphatase and related serine-threonine protein phosphatase — translation MAENEVDLDSIIDRLLEVRGSRPGKQVQLLETEIRFLCTKAREIFISQPILLELEAPIKICGDIHGQYYDLLRLFEYGGFPPEANYLFLGDYVDRGKQSLETICLLLAYKIKYPENFFVLRGNHECASINRIYGFYDECKRRYNIKLWKTFTDCFNCLPIAAIIDEKIFTMHGGLSPDLNSMEQIRRVMRPTDIPDCGLLCDLLWSDPDKDITGWSENDRGVSFTFGPDVVSRFLQKHDMDLICRAHQVVEDGYEFFSKRQLVTLFSAPNYCGEFDNAGAMMSVDESLLCSFQILKPAEKKQKYVPNLGSGRLASPRTKKT, via the exons ATGGCCGAAAACGAGGTGGACTTGGACTCTATCATAGACCGCCTGCTCGAGGTCCGCGGTAGCAGGCCCGGCAAGCAGGTGCAGCTGCTGGAAACTGAGATCCGCTTCCTGTGCACCAAGGCGCGCGAAATCTTCATTTCACAGCCCATTCTGCTCGAGCTTGAGGCGCCTATCAAG ATTTGCGGAGATATCCACGGCCAGTACTACGACCTTTTGCGGCTGTTTGAGTATGGCGGCTTTCCTCCAGAGGCCAACTATCTCTTCCTAGGTGACTACGTCGACCGTGGCAAGCAGTCGCTCGAGACCATATGCCTACTTCTTGCGTACAAGATCAAGTACCCCGAGAACTTCTTCGTCCTTCGCGGCAACCACGAGTGCGCCTCGATCAACCGCATCTACGGATTCTACGACGAGTGCAAACGAAGATACAACATCAAGCTGTGGAAGACATTTACCGACTGCTTCAACTGCCTGCCCATCGCCGCTATCATCGACGAAAAGATCTTCACCATGCACGGCGGTCTGAGCCCGGATCTGAACTCAATGGAGCAAATCAGGCGCGTTATGCGACCGACCGAT ATTCCCGATTGCGGTCTTCTCTGTGATCTACTATGGTCTGACCCAGATAAGGATATTACTGGCTGGAGCGAGAATGACAGAGGTGTGAGCTTTACATTCGGACCCGATGTAGTGTCTCGCTTCTTGCAAAAGCATGACATGGACCTCATCTGCCGTGCGCATCAAGTCGTCGAAGATGGCTACGAGTTCTTTTCCAAGCGTCAACTCGTGACACTCTTCAGCGCACCCAATTACTGTGGAGAATTCGACAACGCAGGGGCCATGATGAGCGTGGATGAAAGTCTACTGTGCTCTTTCCAG ATCCTGAAGCCTGCCGAGAAGAAACAAAAGTACGTCCCTAACCTTGGCAGCGGTAGACTAGCGTCTCCTCGCACCAAGAAAACCTAG